The Saccharopolyspora gloriosae genome window below encodes:
- a CDS encoding DUF3040 domain-containing protein: protein MMGRDERRRLDEIGQHLSEDDPDFARKLTKPRPLWNLLHRWPVRMWLAAALFLLASVCLVTGDMVSMLVAAAAGTAIVMLRNWSFDAR from the coding sequence ATGATGGGCAGGGACGAACGCCGCCGCCTGGACGAGATCGGACAGCACCTCTCCGAGGACGACCCCGATTTCGCCCGCAAGCTGACCAAACCACGTCCGCTGTGGAACCTGCTGCACCGGTGGCCTGTCCGAATGTGGTTGGCGGCGGCGCTTTTCCTGCTCGCCTCCGTATGCCTGGTCACCGGGGACATGGTGTCGATGCTGGTGGCCGCCGCCGCCGGGACCGCGATCGTCATGCTGCGGAACTGGAGCTTCGACGCGCGTTGA